One Egicoccus halophilus genomic region harbors:
- a CDS encoding DUF2200 domain-containing protein: MTATRAADVPPAGASVIMGEIRYLDELARGRAMAKILRG; this comes from the coding sequence GTGACCGCGACGAGGGCCGCTGACGTGCCGCCGGCCGGCGCGTCCGTCATCATGGGCGAGATCCGCTACCTCGACGAGCTGGCGCGCGGCAGGGCGATGGCGAAGATCCTGCGCGGTTAG
- a CDS encoding RNA polymerase sigma factor: MSQTFAEVFAAHHHSALRLATRLTGGDVDLAEDVTAEAFARIHRCWRDGIDHPRAYVHRAVVNTATDRFRQRGRERDLLPRLFEPEGVTAHDEQLAQRDALVDALAGLPVQQRTVLVLRYFEDRSEAEIAALMGTSRGAVKSSAARGLSRLRARLAGPPRREGAATAEPADVAAAYVADADVATLDRAASDAARPALAA, translated from the coding sequence GTGTCGCAGACGTTCGCCGAGGTGTTCGCCGCCCACCACCACAGCGCGTTGCGGCTGGCGACGCGGCTGACCGGTGGGGACGTCGACCTCGCCGAGGACGTCACGGCCGAGGCGTTCGCCCGGATCCACCGCTGCTGGCGTGACGGCATCGACCACCCGCGGGCCTACGTGCACCGGGCCGTGGTCAACACGGCCACCGACCGGTTCCGGCAGCGTGGTCGGGAACGGGACCTGCTGCCCCGACTGTTCGAGCCCGAGGGCGTCACCGCCCACGACGAACAGCTCGCGCAGCGTGACGCACTGGTGGACGCCCTGGCCGGGCTGCCGGTCCAGCAGCGCACGGTGCTGGTCCTGCGCTACTTCGAGGACCGCTCCGAGGCCGAGATCGCCGCGCTGATGGGCACCAGCCGGGGTGCGGTGAAGTCCAGCGCCGCCCGCGGCCTGTCCCGCCTGCGTGCGCGGTTGGCCGGGCCGCCACGCCGCGAAGGTGCCGCGACCGCCGAGCCCGCCGACGTCGCGGCCGCCTACGTCGCCGACGCGGACGTCGCCACGCTCGACCGAGCCGCTTCCGACGCAGCGCGTCCGGCCCTGGCCGCGTGA
- a CDS encoding hydantoinase B/oxoprolinase family protein: protein MSATDTTAAVDPIVLEIVQGTLASIEKEVEDAIGRTSRSPMIRDAHDYRAGIHDAKLRKLTGRSYSALVHPVARDFPLDTMRPGDVFFHNDVYLSEGGIGHLPDLCVTVPVFAAGGPDAEPRVVAFVQAFGHHDDIGGCVPGSMPSGARSVYEEGLMVPPIKLWDQGVPNQAALTIMTRNSRMPESLAGDLDAECSACLMGSRRLSELFERYGVDVVEACFDAIVANNTQTYRREILPKIPDGTYVWEDYAEHDGVDEPKLHRQRITLTKEGGDTDEARLIIDFTGTSPQAKGPINHVGDAADGNFLKKWLAPILRNLADTPERMAELDVNEGIVDLIEMRFPEPGTLLTPIFPAPTNARTFVILRLLGVLAGVLAKATDGRMPADQETIRYTGVYGERPDGTSYLMREVLGGGSGGRYYADGEDTIHVVPDSRNLPTEFTESRFPFRVEKLGLAVDSGGPGTYRGGLGYEKWIRMLEPASFMSIADRSILACWGVNGGRAGAPFQVTVDPGGPNERELEGLVDDEPIAAGEVIRVRTTGGGGWGDPLERDVDHVRRDVQWGKVSREGAHDDYGVVVTGTDDDPEVDHDATVALRARLREERGEIATFFDRGPGYATLDPDGAAYPEVDLR, encoded by the coding sequence ATGAGCGCCACCGACACCACCGCCGCGGTGGACCCGATCGTCCTCGAGATCGTGCAGGGCACCCTCGCCTCCATCGAGAAGGAGGTCGAGGACGCGATCGGCCGCACCTCGCGTTCGCCGATGATCCGCGACGCCCACGACTACCGGGCCGGCATCCACGACGCGAAGCTGCGCAAGCTCACGGGCCGGTCGTACTCGGCGCTGGTGCACCCGGTCGCCCGCGACTTCCCGCTGGACACCATGCGGCCCGGCGACGTGTTCTTCCACAACGACGTCTACCTGTCCGAGGGTGGCATCGGCCACCTGCCCGACCTGTGCGTCACCGTCCCGGTGTTCGCCGCCGGCGGCCCCGACGCCGAGCCGCGGGTGGTCGCGTTCGTGCAGGCCTTCGGGCACCACGACGACATCGGCGGGTGCGTGCCCGGCTCGATGCCCTCGGGTGCCCGCAGCGTCTACGAGGAAGGGCTGATGGTCCCGCCGATCAAGCTGTGGGACCAGGGCGTGCCCAACCAGGCGGCGCTGACGATCATGACCCGCAACTCGCGCATGCCCGAGTCGCTGGCCGGTGACCTCGACGCCGAGTGCTCGGCGTGCCTGATGGGCTCGCGGCGGCTGAGCGAACTGTTCGAGCGCTACGGCGTCGACGTCGTCGAGGCCTGCTTCGACGCGATCGTGGCCAACAACACCCAGACCTACCGGCGCGAGATCCTGCCGAAGATCCCCGACGGGACCTACGTCTGGGAGGACTACGCCGAGCACGACGGGGTCGACGAGCCCAAGCTGCACCGGCAGCGGATCACGCTGACCAAGGAGGGTGGCGACACCGACGAGGCCCGGCTGATCATCGACTTCACCGGCACCTCGCCGCAGGCCAAGGGCCCGATCAACCACGTCGGCGACGCCGCGGACGGCAACTTCCTCAAGAAGTGGCTGGCACCGATCCTGCGCAACCTCGCCGACACCCCCGAGCGCATGGCCGAGCTCGACGTCAACGAGGGCATCGTCGACCTGATCGAGATGCGCTTTCCCGAACCGGGCACCCTGCTCACGCCGATCTTCCCGGCGCCGACCAACGCCCGCACGTTCGTGATCCTGCGCCTGCTGGGCGTGCTCGCGGGTGTCCTCGCCAAGGCCACCGACGGGCGCATGCCTGCCGACCAGGAGACGATCCGCTACACCGGCGTCTACGGCGAGCGGCCCGACGGCACCTCGTACCTGATGCGCGAGGTGCTCGGCGGCGGGTCCGGTGGGCGCTACTACGCCGACGGCGAGGACACGATCCACGTCGTCCCCGACTCGCGCAACCTGCCGACCGAGTTCACCGAGTCGCGCTTCCCGTTCCGGGTCGAGAAGCTCGGCCTCGCGGTCGACTCGGGCGGTCCGGGCACCTACCGCGGCGGGCTCGGCTACGAGAAGTGGATCCGGATGCTCGAGCCGGCGTCGTTCATGTCGATCGCCGACCGCTCGATCCTGGCCTGCTGGGGCGTCAACGGCGGTCGCGCCGGCGCACCGTTCCAGGTCACCGTCGACCCCGGCGGTCCGAACGAACGCGAGCTCGAAGGGCTGGTCGACGACGAGCCGATCGCCGCCGGCGAGGTGATCCGCGTCCGCACCACCGGCGGTGGTGGCTGGGGCGACCCGCTCGAACGCGACGTCGACCACGTCCGCCGCGACGTGCAGTGGGGCAAGGTCAGCCGCGAGGGTGCACACGACGACTACGGCGTGGTCGTGACCGGCACCGACGACGACCCCGAGGTGGACCACGACGCGACCGTGGCGCTGCGTGCCCGGCTGCGCGAGGAACGCGGCGAGATCGCGACGTTCTTCGACCGCGGCCCCGGCTACGCGACCCTCGACCCCGACGGCGCCGCGTACCCCGAGGTGGACCTGCGCTGA
- a CDS encoding hydantoinase/oxoprolinase family protein, producing MAETAAEHRRGIRIGIDTGGTFTDVVAVESATGRIVTTKTPSTPADPSVGFLDGVRKVLGLLEAGGEDVTGVSHGTTVATNALLEDAVETVGLITTEGYRHILEIARQSVPDGYGNSYFWVKPDRIVPVDLVREVGGRLDHTGREVRPFDEDGARTVARWFRKRGIDTIGVCLLHAYANDVHERRLLEILVEEHPDAVVSLSSEVLREYREYERTVTTLVDASVKPKVTRYVRNIAARLDEATGDGRDVPFYVMKSNGGVISADEVVHQPITTVLSGPAAGALGAALVASEAGYDRLLTCDGGGTSTDVSVVLGGEPTLTTEGSVGRFPSKIPMIDIVTVGAGGGSIAWIGPEGTLKVGPRSAGADPGPLCYGRGGTEPTVTDAHVYLGRIPPHLLGGEIALDRDAAQAGIEALAGKLGLSPQDAARGILEISAWNQANAIRQVTVKRGLDVRDFPMAAFGGSGPLLVCRLIDILGLPAVLVPRDPGNLSAFGLLTVDVKNDYVQTHVVRDDALDRDELSAVYGALQARAADALDREGFPTDAHRFQRTADLRYDGQAFEVRVPAPDGPVDAAFQRAVVDAFHDEHERLYGYAYRPTPGDEGSAHRHRHAVEWVNLRVTGIGPIERPVLPRLEAGDGDPGRARTGERPVVFGGDAVDTPVYAREHLLAGDVVVGPAIVEEFGSTVPVHPGFTARVDELANLVLEAEGTDR from the coding sequence GTGGCCGAGACAGCAGCCGAACACCGCCGGGGCATCCGGATCGGCATCGACACCGGTGGCACGTTCACCGACGTCGTCGCCGTCGAGTCCGCCACCGGGCGCATCGTCACCACCAAGACGCCGTCGACGCCGGCCGACCCCTCGGTCGGGTTCCTCGACGGCGTGCGCAAGGTCCTGGGCCTGCTCGAGGCCGGCGGCGAGGACGTCACCGGCGTGTCGCACGGCACGACGGTGGCGACCAACGCGCTGCTCGAGGACGCGGTCGAGACCGTCGGGCTGATCACCACCGAGGGGTACCGCCACATCCTCGAGATCGCCCGCCAGTCCGTCCCCGACGGCTACGGCAACAGCTACTTCTGGGTCAAGCCGGACCGGATCGTGCCGGTCGACCTGGTCCGCGAGGTCGGCGGACGCCTCGACCACACCGGCCGCGAGGTCCGCCCGTTCGACGAGGACGGTGCCCGGACGGTGGCCCGCTGGTTCCGGAAGCGTGGCATCGACACCATCGGGGTGTGCCTGCTGCACGCCTACGCCAACGACGTCCACGAACGCCGACTGCTCGAGATCCTCGTCGAGGAGCACCCCGACGCGGTCGTGTCGCTCTCCAGCGAGGTGCTGCGCGAGTACCGCGAGTACGAGCGCACCGTCACGACGCTGGTCGACGCGTCCGTGAAGCCGAAGGTGACCCGCTACGTGCGCAACATCGCCGCCCGCCTCGACGAGGCCACCGGTGACGGGCGCGACGTGCCGTTCTACGTCATGAAGTCCAACGGCGGGGTCATCAGCGCCGACGAGGTCGTGCACCAGCCGATCACGACGGTGCTGTCGGGCCCGGCCGCCGGGGCGCTCGGCGCGGCCCTGGTCGCCAGCGAGGCCGGCTACGACCGCCTGCTGACCTGTGACGGCGGCGGCACCTCCACCGACGTGTCCGTGGTCCTCGGCGGCGAGCCGACGCTCACCACCGAGGGCTCGGTCGGCCGCTTCCCGTCCAAGATCCCGATGATCGACATCGTCACCGTCGGTGCCGGCGGGGGCTCGATCGCCTGGATCGGTCCGGAGGGGACCCTCAAGGTCGGGCCACGCTCGGCGGGCGCCGACCCGGGACCGCTGTGCTACGGCCGTGGCGGGACCGAACCGACCGTCACCGACGCACACGTGTACCTCGGTCGCATCCCGCCGCACCTGCTCGGCGGCGAGATCGCGCTCGACCGCGACGCCGCACAGGCCGGCATCGAGGCGCTGGCCGGCAAGCTCGGGCTGTCGCCGCAGGACGCCGCCCGCGGCATCCTCGAGATCTCGGCCTGGAACCAGGCCAACGCAATCCGCCAGGTCACCGTCAAGCGCGGCCTGGACGTGCGCGACTTCCCGATGGCCGCCTTCGGTGGGTCCGGGCCACTGCTGGTGTGCCGACTGATCGACATCCTCGGCCTGCCGGCCGTTCTCGTGCCGCGCGACCCGGGCAACCTGTCGGCGTTCGGGCTGCTCACCGTCGACGTCAAGAACGACTACGTGCAGACCCACGTCGTCCGCGACGACGCGCTCGACCGCGACGAGCTGTCGGCGGTGTACGGCGCGCTGCAGGCGCGGGCCGCCGACGCGCTCGACCGCGAGGGCTTCCCGACCGACGCACACCGGTTCCAGCGCACCGCCGACCTGCGCTACGACGGCCAGGCCTTCGAGGTGCGGGTGCCCGCGCCCGACGGCCCGGTCGACGCCGCCTTCCAGCGCGCCGTCGTCGACGCCTTCCACGACGAGCACGAACGCCTCTACGGCTACGCCTACCGGCCCACGCCGGGCGACGAGGGCAGCGCCCACCGGCACCGCCACGCGGTCGAGTGGGTCAACCTGCGCGTCACCGGGATCGGCCCGATCGAGCGGCCCGTGCTGCCACGGCTCGAAGCCGGCGACGGCGACCCGGGACGGGCACGCACCGGCGAGCGCCCGGTGGTGTTCGGCGGGGACGCCGTGGACACCCCCGTCTACGCCCGCGAGCACCTGCTGGCCGGCGACGTCGTCGTCGGCCCGGCGATCGTGGAGGAGTTCGGCTCCACCGTGCCGGTCCACCCGGGCTTCACCGCCCGCGTCGACGAACTCGCCAACCTCGTGCTGGAAGCGGAGGGCACCGACCGATGA
- a CDS encoding nuclear transport factor 2 family protein, with product MDVATWVENYRVAWERADVELASSLFTDDATYRNDVFAAPNVGRAGVAEYWTRVTSRQSDVEVRMGRPFGVDGRFAVEFWTRMAVDAEDVTVSGTLLLLMADDGRCRSLRENVNVAEGRVDPPPEWGT from the coding sequence ATGGACGTCGCGACCTGGGTCGAGAACTATCGGGTCGCGTGGGAGCGCGCGGACGTCGAGCTCGCGTCCTCGCTGTTCACCGACGACGCGACCTACCGCAACGACGTGTTCGCCGCACCCAACGTCGGTCGTGCCGGTGTGGCCGAGTACTGGACGCGGGTCACCTCGCGGCAGTCGGACGTCGAGGTGCGGATGGGACGACCGTTCGGCGTCGACGGACGGTTCGCGGTCGAGTTCTGGACCAGGATGGCCGTCGACGCCGAGGACGTCACCGTCTCGGGCACCCTGCTGCTGCTGATGGCGGACGACGGACGTTGCCGTTCGCTGCGCGAGAACGTCAACGTCGCCGAGGGCCGGGTCGACCCGCCGCCGGAGTGGGGCACCTGA
- a CDS encoding CaiB/BaiF CoA transferase family protein — MSAQATGAGPLAGIRVVDLSRALSGPYATLMLADAGAEVVKVERPGAGDDTRGWGPPFVGEDESESAYFLSINRSKQSVTLDLKDADDLARLRTLIADADVLVENFRPGVMDRLGLGSDALEELNDRLVVLSITGFGEGGPDGQRSGFDQIIQGEAGLMGITGPKGGEPTKMGVPITDILSGMFGAYGVVAALHERERTGKGQRVTTSLLAAAVAVHTFQGTRWTLAGEVAEPGGNRHPTIAPYGAFTCADGWVNVAVGSEGLWQRFAPLVGIDVDDERYATNRQRVANWDELEAEINAVLVDDPVGTWMARFNDAGVPAGRIRSMDQVYDWDQLEHLQLIDRVSHPSAGELALPGAPVAWSRSGRRPPEPPPLLGQHDDELLGDRDEGR; from the coding sequence ATGAGCGCGCAGGCAACCGGAGCGGGACCGCTCGCGGGCATCCGGGTCGTCGACCTCTCCCGTGCCCTGTCGGGCCCGTACGCGACGCTGATGCTGGCCGACGCCGGCGCCGAGGTCGTCAAGGTCGAGCGGCCGGGCGCGGGCGACGACACCCGCGGGTGGGGGCCGCCGTTCGTCGGCGAGGACGAGTCCGAGTCGGCCTACTTCCTGTCCATCAACCGGTCGAAGCAGTCGGTCACGCTCGACCTCAAGGACGCGGACGACCTGGCCCGACTGCGCACGCTGATCGCGGACGCCGACGTGCTGGTCGAGAACTTCCGGCCCGGCGTGATGGACCGGCTGGGGCTGGGGAGCGACGCGCTCGAGGAGCTCAACGACCGCCTCGTCGTGCTCTCGATCACCGGCTTCGGCGAGGGCGGCCCGGACGGGCAGCGCTCCGGCTTCGACCAGATCATCCAGGGCGAAGCCGGTCTGATGGGCATCACCGGCCCGAAGGGTGGCGAGCCGACGAAGATGGGCGTGCCCATCACCGACATCCTGTCGGGGATGTTCGGGGCCTACGGCGTGGTCGCGGCGCTGCACGAGCGCGAGCGCACCGGCAAGGGCCAGCGCGTCACCACCTCGCTGCTCGCCGCCGCGGTGGCCGTGCACACCTTCCAGGGGACCCGCTGGACGCTGGCGGGGGAGGTCGCGGAGCCGGGCGGCAACCGGCACCCGACGATCGCGCCGTACGGGGCGTTCACCTGCGCCGACGGGTGGGTCAACGTCGCGGTCGGCTCGGAGGGCCTGTGGCAGCGCTTCGCGCCGCTGGTCGGGATCGACGTCGACGACGAGCGCTACGCCACCAACCGGCAGCGCGTGGCCAACTGGGACGAGCTCGAGGCCGAGATCAACGCGGTGCTGGTCGACGACCCGGTCGGGACGTGGATGGCCCGGTTCAACGACGCCGGCGTCCCGGCGGGCCGGATCCGTTCCATGGACCAGGTCTATGACTGGGACCAGCTCGAACACCTGCAACTGATCGACCGTGTGTCGCACCCCAGCGCCGGCGAGCTCGCGCTGCCCGGTGCGCCGGTCGCCTGGTCGCGTTCCGGCCGCCGTCCGCCCGAGCCACCGCCGCTGCTGGGCCAGCACGACGACGAGCTCCTCGGTGACCGCGACGAGGGCCGCTGA